ACTATAAAGCGACCTACTATCTCGAGGAAACCGGAAAATACGCCTCTGATAAGTGGATGCAACTAAATGGGAAATGGTATCACTTCCAAAAAGCGGGAGAAATGGACAAGAATAAATGGGTCGGTTCTTACTACGTCAAAGACGACGGTACAATGGCTGATAAAGAATGGATTTTCGATAAAGGCTATAATAATTGGTTCTACATTCAAGAAGGCGGTCTATATGTCCATAATAAATGGCTTGAGTTAAATCAAGAATGGTACTTCTTCAAAAACGACGGCCAAATGGCTCAAAGAGAATGGGTTGGCGATTACTATCTCAAAGCAGATGGAAAAATTGCGAAAAACCAAATGATTTACGACCAAAAATACGGTTCTTCCTACTATCTTGAATCCGATGGTCGCTACGCAAAAAATAAATGGGTGAAAGTTGGCCAGTACTGGTACTACTTCCTCTCTAACGGGAAAGTAGCCCGTCAACAATGGATTGATGGCAAGTACTACGTCTTCGATAATGGTAAAATGGCAACAGGAAAACATATCATCGATCATTATGAATATGTCTTTGACGATAACGGTAATGTCCTCAGTAAAAAAGCAGTCGACATCGGCTGGGTCGAAAAGAATGGCAAACGTTATTTCTATAATGGTGCCTCTCAACGTCTTGGGGACGAGCATACAAAGAAAGTCATGGACGTGAGTGAACACCAAGGTCACATCTCCAACTGGGAAAGCATCATCCGTGAAAATGGTATCGATGCAGTGATTGTTCGTATCGGATATACAGGTGCTGAAGATAAACATCTCGCCAATAATATTCGTGAACTAAACCGCCTAGGCGTTCCATACGGCATTTACCTTTACACATACGCTTCTAACGACGAAGATGGTGTCAAAGATGCTAATCTCACATTAGAACTCATCAAAAGATACAATATCAAACCAACCTACCCAATCTATTACGATATTGAAGATTGGCGTTATGAAAATGGTTCTAAAGTGGCCCCAACAGATACCGCTACATGGGTGAAAATCTGGAAGGCTTATCAAAATACGATGGCGAAAGCTGGCTACACGAACGTACGTATTTACAGTTATCAATATCTCTTACAAAATCGCTTGAATCATCCGGATATCTTAAATTATGTCGACTGGGTGGCGGCTTATACTCCACAACTCAGATACCAGCTTCCATATAGCCAACCAAGCTGTGGATGGCAATACACTTCTACAGAGTATGTAAAAGGCTTAGGTCTAGTAGATATGAGCGTTTGGTTTGGAC
This Granulicatella adiacens ATCC 49175 DNA region includes the following protein-coding sequences:
- a CDS encoding GH25 family lysozyme — its product is MKKYTRLTFITSAMMMLSTQAIFAQTTTDEKSSEVTTSEVTTVAPTTQEETTTTTTEQVRTRRKREVSNEETQTKEVEKSTYTGFVTRDGVTYYHINKVPITRQWKQVDQKWYYFDEEGKMLKNTTFDGYAFDHEGVMGTNQWMTIQGERYYVTESGKYLKDAWKQFDGKWYYFDRAGRMQKNTLVNGYLMGDNGALVTNRWVTFNQKWYYAQEDGKAVQNAWKQINGKWYMFHQDGTMYANEFNWNYYHKASGEMADDEWVFDTTYNSWFYIKPGGTYARNEWKGTFYLKSGGYMAKSEFIYDSNYKATYYLEETGKYASDKWMQLNGKWYHFQKAGEMDKNKWVGSYYVKDDGTMADKEWIFDKGYNNWFYIQEGGLYVHNKWLELNQEWYFFKNDGQMAQREWVGDYYLKADGKIAKNQMIYDQKYGSSYYLESDGRYAKNKWVKVGQYWYYFLSNGKVARQQWIDGKYYVFDNGKMATGKHIIDHYEYVFDDNGNVLSKKAVDIGWVEKNGKRYFYNGASQRLGDEHTKKVMDVSEHQGHISNWESIIRENGIDAVIVRIGYTGAEDKHLANNIRELNRLGVPYGIYLYTYASNDEDGVKDANLTLELIKRYNIKPTYPIYYDIEDWRYENGSKVAPTDTATWVKIWKAYQNTMAKAGYTNVRIYSYQYLLQNRLNHPDILNYVDWVAAYTPQLRYQLPYSQPSCGWQYTSTEYVKGLGLVDMSVWFGR